The following proteins are co-located in the Polystyrenella longa genome:
- a CDS encoding head-tail connector protein codes for MTLLIDKNNPLLNKFNVGSADVGTLTACIKSASSAIENYCGRTFSAIDHDESVTPGQYGQIILEHFPVNYLTGVYDSINSNAILIKCTATTSSYSVRDDYLHLTSTTSGVTTTNSLSFSDYPSLTSLSNAITELNGWTATTTVGNYASDDLVKGQYSFVTSSNTGISLWEFCTGDIDVHLERGIIGTHHTNRPMRVKYNAGFSSIPDDLKSVTANLVGFMLDEKNGGIKSERLGEYNYTLADNSIDRLPIMDKQILKYYRNRRV; via the coding sequence ATGACACTATTAATTGACAAAAACAATCCATTATTGAACAAATTCAATGTAGGTTCTGCTGATGTGGGAACACTGACAGCCTGTATTAAATCAGCCTCATCAGCGATTGAGAATTATTGTGGTAGAACCTTTTCAGCCATTGACCATGATGAATCAGTGACTCCAGGACAATATGGTCAAATCATTCTGGAACATTTTCCAGTGAATTATCTGACAGGTGTTTATGACTCGATTAATTCAAATGCCATTCTCATCAAATGCACTGCTACCACTTCATCCTATTCAGTCAGAGATGACTATTTACATCTGACATCCACCACCAGTGGAGTGACAACCACAAACAGTCTGTCTTTCAGTGACTATCCATCATTGACCAGCCTTTCCAATGCAATCACTGAATTAAATGGATGGACAGCCACAACCACTGTGGGAAATTATGCCTCTGATGATTTGGTCAAAGGTCAGTACAGCTTTGTCACATCAAGCAATACAGGAATATCACTGTGGGAATTTTGTACTGGTGATATTGATGTGCATTTAGAGAGAGGAATCATTGGAACACACCACACAAATCGACCAATGAGAGTCAAATACAATGCAGGGTTTAGCTCTATTCCTGATGATTTGAAGTCTGTCACAGCCAATCTGGTTGGATTCATGCTGGATGAAAAGAATGGGGGAATCAAAAGCGAAAGATTGGGTGAATACAATTACACATTGGCAGATAATTCAATTGATCGCTTACCGATCATGGATAAACAGATTCTGAAATATTACAGAAACAGGAGAGTGTAA
- a CDS encoding tetratricopeptide repeat protein — protein sequence MVHHHNNCTVKPNGSFEIPAKSTYIFDKDKDSSLPVLNLFSFEDVDLNIAAKMTLPETVYVLVRSPQNMLASRLVRCRRFPDTNHEYGCFVNERVIAMQKQYMKEVLNGGMIIPQAKHLIYDHLISETPSYVAHSCFGSSEKDDWSLDKSKLTGRWSQFVGDPEFMSCFDSEMKELSKQLGFPLEFQVDSEAVYDRKINDSKFQWSELANSNEFYSIEKLFAVWFTQRDVARLSKEFRKSPYDWLTASVLSSLMILEGKYHQALRMALKALELRRNNRNINLLMRVLGKLPVEKAVEVIENEFQNDDVYFQLMARVAVWERDHGKAERLLKEAVKLTDSPISHDFLGRVLMCQGKWKEGCREYSYRLQTDRRTARTINYLGKIWNGEECLNGKRVLIYFEQGSGDGFMGCRFVQPLLDKYPDAHLILNMDDSMIPLFPDYECVSKRDMASGLEIEYDYCIPLLSLPAVLDIEMTGQPYLTYPEVNDEGVGKIGLCWKGNPDNQHDAERSIPLSVFTSMDVPWISLQYGYSGSEIEKTKIENFGDTAALINSVSCVVTCDTAVAHLSGSMGKDTYLCLPYRGEWRWGLREDCDLYDSVSIIRCGSVDDWSSIKTHLEQQLKKQKTGHLMDK from the coding sequence GTGGTTCATCATCACAATAATTGCACAGTGAAACCTAATGGCTCATTTGAGATCCCAGCCAAATCAACTTACATCTTTGACAAAGACAAAGACTCGTCATTGCCAGTCCTCAATTTGTTCAGTTTTGAGGATGTTGATTTGAATATTGCCGCCAAAATGACATTACCTGAAACTGTTTATGTCTTGGTCAGGTCGCCACAGAACATGCTTGCATCAAGATTGGTCAGGTGTCGTCGATTTCCTGATACCAATCATGAATATGGTTGTTTTGTGAATGAACGAGTCATAGCCATGCAGAAACAATACATGAAAGAGGTATTGAATGGTGGGATGATCATTCCACAGGCAAAGCATTTGATTTATGACCATCTGATATCAGAAACCCCATCTTATGTGGCTCATTCTTGTTTTGGCTCGTCTGAGAAAGATGATTGGTCATTGGACAAGAGCAAATTGACTGGGAGATGGAGTCAGTTTGTGGGTGACCCTGAGTTCATGAGTTGTTTTGACTCAGAGATGAAAGAACTGTCAAAACAGTTAGGTTTTCCATTGGAATTTCAGGTTGATTCAGAGGCTGTTTATGATCGGAAAATCAATGATTCCAAGTTTCAATGGTCAGAATTGGCGAATTCCAATGAGTTTTATTCCATTGAAAAGTTGTTTGCAGTTTGGTTTACACAAAGAGATGTGGCCAGATTGTCAAAAGAGTTCCGTAAATCGCCCTATGACTGGCTGACAGCCTCTGTTTTATCTTCCCTGATGATTCTTGAGGGGAAATACCATCAGGCCCTTAGAATGGCTCTGAAAGCCTTAGAATTGAGAAGAAACAACAGGAACATCAATCTGTTGATGAGAGTGTTGGGCAAATTGCCTGTAGAAAAGGCAGTGGAGGTGATTGAGAACGAGTTTCAGAATGATGATGTCTATTTTCAGTTGATGGCCAGAGTTGCTGTTTGGGAGAGAGACCATGGAAAGGCAGAACGATTATTGAAAGAGGCAGTCAAATTGACAGACAGTCCTATATCTCATGATTTTTTGGGTAGGGTTTTGATGTGTCAGGGGAAATGGAAAGAGGGATGTAGAGAGTATTCCTATCGATTGCAAACAGATAGGAGGACAGCCAGAACGATTAACTATCTGGGAAAGATATGGAATGGAGAGGAATGTTTGAATGGCAAGAGAGTATTGATTTATTTTGAACAGGGTTCAGGGGATGGATTTATGGGTTGTCGTTTTGTTCAACCATTGTTGGATAAATATCCTGATGCCCATTTAATTTTGAACATGGATGATTCCATGATTCCTCTGTTCCCTGATTATGAATGTGTGTCAAAGCGAGATATGGCTAGTGGCTTAGAGATTGAATATGACTATTGCATTCCCCTGCTGTCATTGCCTGCTGTGTTGGATATTGAAATGACTGGTCAACCTTATTTGACTTATCCTGAGGTGAATGATGAGGGTGTGGGAAAAATAGGTTTGTGTTGGAAAGGCAATCCTGACAATCAGCATGATGCAGAGAGGTCAATTCCTTTATCTGTGTTCACCTCCATGGATGTCCCTTGGATATCATTGCAATATGGTTATTCAGGATCTGAAATCGAGAAAACGAAAATTGAAAACTTTGGTGACACTGCTGCTTTGATTAATTCAGTCTCATGTGTGGTCACCTGTGATACTGCTGTGGCTCATCTTTCTGGTTCAATGGGTAAAGATACCTATTTATGTTTGCCTTACAGAGGGGAATGGAGATGGGGATTGAGAGAGGATTGTGACCTGTATGATTCAGTTTCAATTATTCGATGTGGTTCTGTGGATGATTGGTCATCGATCAAAACACATTTGGAACAGCAATTGAAGAAACAGAAGACTGGACATTTGATGGATAAATAG